One Mauremys reevesii isolate NIE-2019 linkage group 5, ASM1616193v1, whole genome shotgun sequence genomic window carries:
- the LOC120406107 gene encoding centromere protein F-like: MEEKNLLRCQSDQKSQEIHQLQEELKTAKQFLKETQNYAEEMKKKSLSQEIQLEKKEAEIRDLEGKNQDLTEELEKVQSELQLKQAEIAHLQNLSAAELACLKKEIVNIKAEQKKLQEQLNNSLQENEQLSKEHTSLGEEHTWKTRCPQGYGGSLRKKSVQLSEPHTLCCTVFQYVRLTVTD, encoded by the exons atggaggaaaaaaaccttcttcgctgccagtctgatcaaaaatctcaagaaatccatcagctgcaaGAAGAACTGAAAACAGCTAAACAGTTTCTGAAGGAGACCCAGAATTATGCGGAAGAGATGAAAA agaagagtttgtctcaggaaatacaattagaaaagaaagaagctgagattcgggatttagaggggaaaaatcaagATTTGACTGAGGAACTTGAGAAAGTGCAGTCAGAGTTGCAACTTAAACAAGCTGAGATCGCTCATCTCCAAAATCTATCTGCAGCCGAGTTGgcttgtttaaaaaaggaaatagtaAACATCAAGGCAGAGCAAAAGAAACTTCAAGAGCAACTTAACAACTCGCTTCAAGAAAATGAGCAACTGAGCAAg GAACACACCTCACTTGGTGAAGAGCATACCTGGAAGACAAGATGCCCCCAGGGTTATGGTGGGTCACTCAGAAAAAAGAGCGTCCAGCTTTCTGAACCGCACACCTTGTGCTGTACCGTTTTTCAGTATGTCAG GTTGACCGTAACTGACTGA